A portion of the Deltaproteobacteria bacterium genome contains these proteins:
- a CDS encoding ribonuclease Z has translation MRVIFLGTNGWYDTDTGNTICILIRTKDYEIILDAGNGLYKIDQYIPEGIKKPVYLFLSHFHLDHIVGLHTLMKFNFSHGLTICGPAGTRDILGIFINKPFTAPFSQLPYAVIIYELPEEHIKLPFRVESRPLLHPSLTLGYRIEIEDTVISYCPDTGYCDNAPLLARSADLLIAECAYKSGQFSENWPHLNPETAARIAGEADAKRLALVHFDAKRIKP, from the coding sequence ATGAGAGTGATCTTCCTAGGTACAAACGGCTGGTATGATACTGACACCGGAAATACCATTTGCATTCTCATAAGAACAAAGGATTATGAGATTATCCTTGATGCCGGAAACGGACTTTATAAAATTGACCAGTATATCCCTGAAGGAATTAAGAAGCCCGTCTACTTATTCCTCAGCCATTTTCATTTAGATCACATTGTGGGCTTACACACCCTGATGAAATTCAATTTCTCCCATGGTCTGACCATCTGCGGTCCTGCCGGAACAAGAGATATTCTGGGAATATTTATCAATAAACCTTTCACGGCACCCTTCTCACAACTCCCCTATGCAGTAATTATATATGAGTTGCCGGAAGAGCATATCAAGCTTCCGTTCAGAGTTGAATCCAGGCCGCTCCTTCATCCTTCACTAACTTTAGGATACAGGATTGAAATAGAAGATACGGTAATCAGTTACTGCCCCGATACCGGTTACTGTGATAATGCTCCTCTTCTGGCAAGATCGGCAGATCTCCTGATCGCCGAATGCGCATATAAAAGTGGTCAGTTTTCTGAAAACTGGCCCCATCTGAACCCGGAAACTGCTGCAAGAATCGCCGGAGAAGCTGATGCAAAACGTCTGGCTCTCGTTCATTTCGACGCAAAACGTATAAAACCATAG
- a CDS encoding CaiB/BaiF CoA-transferase family protein, whose product MLALEGIRVLDLSNYVPGALCTMIIADFGAEVIKVEPAKPFPLGEMGYSPKGEDKRKEAAYFALNRNKKCIGLNLRSEAGQQIFYRMAKEADVVIEGYRPGVVDRLGVDYETIRKINPRIIYCSLSGYGQDGPYRLLSGHDINYISIAGVLGLLGTREGPPMIPLNLIADFAGVSLYGAIGILLAILARNKTGEGQYIDHTYLEGAVHLMTWFTHRYFMDGTMLKRGESWAHGAYPYYGVYKTKDGGYLSIGCLEPHFWDNLCDVLGKEEFKAYKWDMEMTYRPPDEKHDEIRTFLEQTFLTKTRDEWFDTLAGKDIPVGKVYSTDEVFTDPQIVHRKMVIEVEHPTLGSVRQIGILPKLSETPGRVRSLAPMHGEHTDAILKGLGYGDEEIDTFRREGNVG is encoded by the coding sequence ATGTTGGCTTTAGAAGGTATCAGGGTGTTGGATCTTTCAAACTATGTTCCCGGCGCCCTTTGTACGATGATCATTGCGGATTTCGGAGCCGAGGTCATCAAGGTTGAGCCTGCCAAACCCTTTCCGCTGGGAGAAATGGGATATTCACCGAAGGGGGAGGATAAGAGAAAAGAAGCGGCTTATTTCGCACTCAACCGGAATAAGAAGTGCATTGGTCTCAATCTCCGTTCGGAGGCCGGTCAGCAAATTTTTTACCGAATGGCGAAGGAAGCTGATGTCGTCATCGAAGGCTACAGACCCGGTGTAGTAGACAGGCTCGGCGTCGATTACGAGACCATCAGAAAAATCAATCCAAGGATCATCTACTGCTCACTCAGCGGATACGGGCAGGACGGCCCTTACCGTCTCCTGTCGGGACATGATATCAATTACATCTCTATCGCCGGCGTCCTGGGTCTCCTGGGAACAAGGGAGGGTCCGCCGATGATTCCTTTGAATTTAATTGCAGATTTTGCCGGTGTTTCTCTCTATGGAGCTATTGGAATCCTCCTCGCAATCCTGGCGAGAAACAAAACGGGGGAAGGGCAGTACATTGACCATACTTATTTGGAGGGGGCTGTTCATCTTATGACATGGTTTACTCATCGCTATTTCATGGATGGAACGATGCTGAAAAGAGGGGAATCCTGGGCTCACGGCGCCTACCCGTACTACGGGGTTTATAAGACGAAAGACGGGGGATATCTCAGCATCGGATGCCTGGAGCCGCATTTCTGGGACAATCTCTGCGACGTGCTGGGCAAAGAGGAATTCAAGGCGTACAAGTGGGATATGGAGATGACTTACCGTCCGCCTGATGAAAAGCATGATGAGATACGGACCTTCCTGGAACAGACCTTTCTCACGAAGACGAGGGATGAATGGTTCGACACTCTCGCCGGGAAGGATATTCCCGTGGGCAAGGTGTACTCGACAGATGAGGTTTTTACCGACCCGCAGATTGTGCATCGCAAGATGGTAATTGAGGTTGAACACCCGACGCTGGGGAGTGTCAGACAGATCGGCATCCTTCCCAAGCTTTCGGAAACCCCAGGCCGGGTGAGAAGTTTGGCCCCTATGCATGGAGAGCATACAGATGCGATTTTAAAAGGGCTGGGCTACGGCGATGAGGAGATAGATACGTTTCGGCGGGAAGGAAATGTGGGATAA